One genomic segment of Panicum virgatum strain AP13 chromosome 2N, P.virgatum_v5, whole genome shotgun sequence includes these proteins:
- the LOC120662594 gene encoding myristoylated alanine-rich C-kinase substrate-like, with translation MARGAQSAQQARAQEGGSDAGQSGTAAAALADAEGEAGRGSTESAALPDAEDKTGRGDTEDAARPGAGDDASRGDADDVTRPGDGGETGGDAPEHPASQAEGEVLIPEPAGAGDEGAAAAATVQMTPVVEVLVEEMPATASPAKSTPGAGRQR, from the coding sequence ATGGCTCGGGGGGCCCAGTCGGCCCAGCAGGCCCGAGCGCAGGAGGGCGggagcgacgccggccagagcggcaCAGCAGCGGCCGCACTGGCGGATGCcgagggggaggccggccgaggCAGCACAGAGAGTGCTGCTCTGCCGGATGCTGAAGACAAAACCGGCCGAGGCGACACAGAAGACGCCGCCCGGCCGGGAGCCGGGGATGATGCCAGCCGAGGCGATGCAGATGACGTCACCCGGCCGGGAGATGGAGGAGAGACTGGCGGGGATGCGCCGGAACACCCCGCCAGCCAAGCAGAGGGGGAGGTCCTCATCCCTGAGCCCGCGGGGGCCGGGGATGagggtgccgcggcggcggcgacggtgcagATGACACCCGTGGTGGAGGTGCTGGTGGAGGAAATGCCGGCGACAGCGTCACCAGCGAAGTCGACGCCAGGGGCGGGGCGCCAGCGGTGA
- the LOC120662595 gene encoding translation initiation factor IF-2-like produces the protein MATRALSREAAAQRVKSTVANFPSDPADLWEIKMRPEEGYLSGQEEEGQGEGDRPQEEGEEEAHEKECIKREKDGLSPLTTPESTKEEDSSSAVVDFSESDNFEVVTAGVESSAPAPGERRLAPTTLEKAPVTRADRRSPMPAAGRWSPAPAAGRGSPAPTGRITPAPAAATGGRTSASATSAGGRTSKVSAETLGRTAPRAQAGRGATPLGQSSGSGSVL, from the exons ATGGCGACGAGGGCGCTCTCCCGCGAAGCCGCCGCCCAGAGGGTGAAGAGCACAGTAGCAAACTTCCCCTCCGACCCCGCagatctctgggagatcaagatgcgccccgaggagGGGTACCTCA gcggacaagaagaggaaggacaaGGCGAAGGCGACCGCCCgcaggaagagggagaggaggaagcCCACGAGAAGGAGTGCATCAAACGGGAGAAGGACGGCCTCTCCCCGCTgaccacgcccgagtccaccaAGGAGGAAGACTCCTCATCTGCCGTGGTGGATTTCTCGGAGTCCGATAACTTCGAGGTGGTGACGGCCGGCGTCGAgtcctcggcgccggcgccgggcgagAGAAGGCTCGCACCGACGACGCTGGAGAAGGCGCCTGTGACGAGGGCGGATCGGAGGTCGCccatgccggcggcggggcggtggtcgcccgcgccggcggcgggcaggggATCTCCCGCGCCAACGGGTAGGATAACACCCGCACCAGCAGCGGCGACGGGCGGGAGGACGTCTGCGTCCGCGACATCGGCGGGCGGCCGAACATCCAAGGTGAGTGCGGAGACCCTCGGGCGGACAGCACCGAGGGCACAAGCCGGTCGAGGGGCGACGCCCTTAGGCCAGTCGTCGGGAAGTGGTAGCGTGCTGTGA